Proteins encoded by one window of Haliotis asinina isolate JCU_RB_2024 chromosome 6, JCU_Hal_asi_v2, whole genome shotgun sequence:
- the LOC137287313 gene encoding transmembrane protein 50A-like isoform X1 — MSGFLDNCQVPRCDCIELGERRNMVASIISGIMFFSGWWIVIDAAAVYPDMKDFNHAYHTPVVIGTVAFFRINSVSNGQIRGESYTNGCMGQTGARIWLFFGFLLGFGALIAASWILFGFYVVQFATPDWPGIAVFLQNALIFFSSIVFKFGRTEDLWG; from the exons ATGTCAGGATTTTTAGACAACTGTCAAGTACCACGATGCGATTGCATAGAACTCGGCGAAAGGCGGAATATGGTTGCTTCTATCATATCTGGTATAATG TTTTTCAGTGGTTGGTGGATTGTGATCGATGCGGCTGCCGTATATCCTGACATGAAAGATTTCAACCATGCATACCACACAC ctgtggtcattggtACTGTGGCCTT TTTCAGGATAAACTCGGTGTCAAATGGTCAGATTCGTGGGGAGAGCTACACGAACGGCTGTATGGGACAAACAG GAGCTCGCATCTGGTTGTTCTTTGGTTTCCTACTGGGCTTTGGTGCTTTGATTGCTGCATCCTGGATCTTGTTTGGCTTCTACGTTGTCCAGT TTGCAACTCCTGACTGGCCTGGCATTGCTGTCTTCCTACAAAATGCACTCATATTTTTCAG TTCAATTGTATTCAAGTTTGGTCGCACTGAGGACCTGTGGGGGTGA
- the LOC137286148 gene encoding oligodendrocyte transcription factor 2-like, translating to MSSETHNHNSEQGDDGRDYIDIIGEDDCLSAGDDRSEDGCPQSKANYSLRGLSSGELKELRSKINERERKRMHDLNSAMEGLRDVMPYARGPAVRKLSKIATLTLAKNYITMLTKSVEEMKALIDDIYRSGHPRRAPGHPAAHIPPVSTAPPLPGYPYPQHHITPGSMVHHPVQSPPCTSMSCGCSVYPYPPGHTVMTPIVSSASKFYTHTTKTLDSVPRI from the coding sequence ATGTCGTCGGAGACACACAACCACAACTCGGAACAGGGAGATGACGGGAGGGATTACATCGACATCATCGGCGAGGACGACTGCCTCTCCGCCGGTGACGACAGGAGCGAAGACGGATGTCCCCAGAGTAAGGCTAACTATTCCCTCCGTGGTCTCAGCAGTGGCGAGCTGAAGGAACTCCGTTCAAAGATCAACGAAAGAGAACGGAAGCGCATGCATGACTTGAACTCCGCCATGGAGGGTTTGCGAGATGTCATGCCGTACGCCCGTGGACCCGCCGTGCGTAAGCTTTCAAAGATAGCAACACTGACACTCGCCAAGAACTACATCACAATGCTGACCAAGTCTGTAGAGGAGATGAAGGCGCTGATTGATGACATTTACCGCTCCGGTCACCCCCGCCGTGCTCCAGGCCACCCTGCTGCACatattccacctgtatctactgcACCCCCACTCCCTGGGTACCCATATCCCCAGCACCACATCACCCCGGGGTCCATGGTGCATCACCCTGTCCAGTCACCACCCTGCACGTCAATGTCCTGTGGATGCTCCGTGTATCCGTACCCCCCAGGACATACCGTTATGACGCCCATTGTGTCATCTGCTAGCAAGTTTTATACACATACGACTAAAACGCTTGATTCAGTACCGAGAATCTGA
- the LOC137287313 gene encoding transmembrane protein 50A-like isoform X2, which produces MSGFLDNCQVPRCDCIELGERRNMVASIISGIMFFSGWWIVIDAAAVYPDMKDFNHAYHTPGVIGTVAFFLINSVSNGQIRGESYTNGCMGQTGARIWLFFGFLLGFGALIAASWILFGFYVVQFATPDWPGIAVFLQNALIFFSSIVFKFGRTEDLWG; this is translated from the exons ATGTCAGGATTTTTAGACAACTGTCAAGTACCACGATGCGATTGCATAGAACTCGGCGAAAGGCGGAATATGGTTGCTTCTATCATATCTGGTATAATG TTTTTCAGTGGTTGGTGGATTGTGATCGATGCGGCTGCCGTATATCCTGACATGAAAGATTTCAACCATGCATACCACACACCTGGGGTCATCGGCACTGTGGCCTTTTTCCT GATAAACTCGGTGTCAAATGGTCAGATTCGTGGGGAGAGCTACACGAACGGCTGTATGGGACAAACAG GAGCTCGCATCTGGTTGTTCTTTGGTTTCCTACTGGGCTTTGGTGCTTTGATTGCTGCATCCTGGATCTTGTTTGGCTTCTACGTTGTCCAGT TTGCAACTCCTGACTGGCCTGGCATTGCTGTCTTCCTACAAAATGCACTCATATTTTTCAG TTCAATTGTATTCAAGTTTGGTCGCACTGAGGACCTGTGGGGGTGA